Proteins encoded in a region of the Mucilaginibacter sabulilitoris genome:
- a CDS encoding DUF6438 domain-containing protein: MMKRVLLLLLTTLSFYTSFAQNVRLDSERWITKSLGHLYFSDKKVYYNFVGFAGIKDHYTIVDDTLIMTDIYHSSADNFKKERRDNFKFLIRHIDQNRAYIKAIETNAIKLAGNSTYEFFNFKNSYDKNIKFAKVYFLSSTCFGDCPQLAIEIWPNGDYHLKAGEHAEPYKGDYTGKLSQGQLDTLNYWLKHSELKKMINWEQGNQVTDAPNYYFAIDFVNNKKKLSITTNEPPLNIIDLINFMLSSYKKINLVPVAQ; this comes from the coding sequence ATGATGAAACGCGTTCTTCTTTTGCTACTAACTACACTTAGTTTTTATACTTCGTTTGCACAGAACGTACGGCTTGATTCGGAAAGGTGGATTACAAAATCATTGGGACATCTGTATTTTTCTGATAAAAAGGTGTATTATAATTTTGTTGGCTTTGCAGGTATTAAAGATCATTATACCATTGTGGATGATACGCTGATCATGACGGATATTTACCACAGCAGCGCGGATAACTTTAAGAAAGAACGCCGAGATAATTTTAAATTCCTAATACGGCATATTGATCAGAACAGGGCATATATAAAAGCTATTGAAACCAATGCCATAAAACTTGCAGGTAATAGTACTTACGAGTTTTTTAATTTTAAAAACAGCTATGATAAGAATATCAAATTTGCAAAGGTATATTTCTTATCGTCTACCTGTTTTGGCGACTGTCCGCAGCTGGCCATTGAAATTTGGCCCAACGGCGATTACCATTTAAAAGCAGGTGAACATGCCGAGCCATATAAAGGCGACTATACTGGTAAATTATCACAAGGTCAGCTTGATACGCTGAATTACTGGTTAAAACACAGTGAACTAAAAAAAATGATCAACTGGGAGCAAGGTAACCAGGTAACCGATGCCCCTAATTATTATTTTGCTATTGATTTTGTTAATAATAAGAAAAAGCTTAGTATAACTACCAATGAGCCACCCTTAAATATAATTGATCTGATTAATTTCATGTTATCATCCTATAAAAAAATAAATTTAGTTCCCGTTGCCCAATAA
- a CDS encoding GNAT family N-acetyltransferase has product MGESVIEIKQIDVSDYLSVSQLFNQYRMFYNQPSDIALAETFIKNRLQNNESVIFVAFADGVPVGFTQLYPLISSVRAVKNWLLNDLFVDNGYRKRGIGEALLKAAGSFAKTHGATFLQLETAMDNYAAQRLYETTGFVKQDIASAFFCYRKAI; this is encoded by the coding sequence ATGGGTGAATCAGTGATAGAAATAAAACAAATTGATGTTTCCGATTACCTTTCAGTGAGCCAGCTGTTTAATCAATACCGTATGTTTTACAATCAGCCATCGGATATTGCCCTGGCCGAAACATTTATTAAAAACAGGTTGCAGAATAATGAATCGGTAATATTTGTTGCATTTGCAGATGGCGTTCCGGTTGGTTTTACACAATTATATCCGCTCATATCGTCGGTAAGGGCGGTTAAGAACTGGCTGCTAAATGATCTGTTTGTTGATAATGGTTATCGTAAACGCGGAATCGGGGAAGCTTTATTAAAAGCCGCAGGTAGTTTTGCTAAAACTCATGGCGCTACATTTTTACAGTTAGAAACAGCTATGGATAATTATGCAGCCCAAAGGCTTTATGAAACTACCGGTTTTGTAAAACAGGATATAGCATCAGCTTTCTTTTGTTATCGTAAGGCAATTTGA
- a CDS encoding HAD family hydrolase, with amino-acid sequence MQKPDSLIFDMDGTLWDAVDTYANSWNLTFKKMDIKRIIGRDDLMQLMGMEGKKLTKILMPDYDDDRAQGIYMDVNEMRRQILPTSGGTMYCGVTEGIKQLATKYKLFILSNCAVGIIPLFITWAGINNDITDSMAYGENNMPKHHNMRLLIDKHHLETPVYIGDTNGDAEQTRMAGIPFIFVSYGFGKTDDYELTFDDFESLTKYYMSL; translated from the coding sequence ATGCAGAAACCCGATAGTTTGATATTTGACATGGACGGAACCCTCTGGGATGCCGTTGATACCTACGCCAATTCCTGGAACCTCACATTTAAAAAAATGGATATTAAACGGATCATCGGCCGCGATGACCTGATGCAACTTATGGGCATGGAAGGCAAAAAGTTAACCAAGATATTAATGCCCGATTATGATGACGACAGAGCACAAGGCATTTATATGGATGTAAATGAAATGCGCAGGCAAATACTACCCACAAGCGGCGGAACCATGTACTGTGGCGTTACCGAAGGGATTAAACAACTGGCAACTAAATACAAACTGTTTATTTTAAGCAACTGCGCGGTTGGAATCATCCCCTTATTTATAACCTGGGCCGGCATTAATAATGATATTACCGATTCAATGGCCTATGGGGAAAATAACATGCCCAAACATCATAATATGCGACTGTTAATAGATAAACATCATCTTGAAACTCCTGTTTACATAGGCGATACTAATGGTGACGCTGAACAGACACGTATGGCGGGCATACCGTTTATATTTGTGAGCTATGGTTTTGGTAAAACCGATGATTATGAATTGACATTTGACGATTTTGAATCATTAACAAAATATTATATGAGTTTGTAA
- a CDS encoding chaperone modulator CbpM: protein MKATNLIMAKDFCLFHNIDYGIINAMHEAGLVKVTIIDKTTFIDKKELQRLEKLINLYQLDINVAGIEAIIHLLNRVEKMQEDMRSLQNKLRLYENEE from the coding sequence ATGAAAGCAACAAATTTGATAATGGCGAAAGATTTTTGTTTATTTCATAATATAGATTATGGCATTATAAACGCTATGCATGAAGCCGGATTAGTTAAGGTCACCATAATTGATAAAACCACATTTATTGATAAAAAAGAACTGCAAAGACTCGAAAAGTTAATTAACCTGTACCAGCTCGACATCAATGTAGCGGGTATTGAAGCCATAATTCATTTATTAAACAGAGTTGAAAAAATGCAGGAAGATATGCGCAGTTTACAAAACAAGTTGCGGCTGTATGAAAATGAGGAATAG
- a CDS encoding circadian clock KaiB family protein — METEVINYELRLYVAGKTAKSVSALANLKKYCEEHLKGQYTIEVIDLLVQPQLAEGDQIFAIPTLVRKVPEPIRKIIGDLSNEEKVLVGLNIRPR, encoded by the coding sequence ATGGAAACAGAAGTAATAAATTATGAGTTACGGTTGTATGTTGCCGGTAAAACCGCAAAATCTGTCAGTGCGCTGGCTAATCTTAAAAAATATTGTGAAGAACATTTAAAAGGGCAATATACTATTGAAGTGATCGACCTTTTAGTTCAGCCACAATTAGCTGAAGGTGACCAGATATTTGCTATACCGACCCTGGTACGAAAAGTACCTGAACCTATCCGCAAAATAATTGGCGACCTTTCAAACGAAGAAAAAGTATTAGTGGGTTTAAACATACGCCCTCGTTAA
- a CDS encoding circadian clock KaiB family protein: MSEQDQFPLTADNLNNEQEPQIFQLRLFVTGASPNSSRAISNLKDICETHLKDNYDLEIIDVYQQPLIAETEQIIALPLLIKKAPGIERRLIGDMSNTGKVLKGLGLHTEN; encoded by the coding sequence ATGTCTGAGCAAGATCAATTTCCTTTAACTGCCGATAACCTTAACAATGAACAAGAGCCCCAGATCTTTCAGTTGCGCCTGTTTGTAACGGGGGCCTCGCCAAACTCGTCCCGCGCTATATCTAACTTAAAGGATATTTGTGAAACTCATTTGAAGGATAATTATGATCTGGAAATTATTGATGTGTATCAGCAACCTTTAATTGCTGAAACCGAACAGATCATAGCGTTGCCTTTATTGATTAAAAAGGCTCCTGGTATCGAGAGAAGATTGATAGGAGATATGTCAAACACAGGCAAAGTATTAAAAGGACTTGGGTTACATACTGAAAATTAA
- a CDS encoding MBL fold metallo-hydrolase: MKISKYLHSCLVFDMVGFKILFDPGKFSFAEGLVTPQMFADVKAVIITHIHPDHYDIDILKSILEISNAQVITNSQIGQVLDQENIKYTLLENSTVKLGPFKLKAFPVAHEPIMDNPLPQMTGFVINDKVLHPVDSMEDKLLEYKNIELLLMVSMAPFANEPRIAAFADKLQPKQILPVHDGYAKEFFIKQRYAAYVKHFDARGIKFHEVYKVGDSINV, from the coding sequence ATGAAAATATCAAAATACCTGCATTCATGTCTTGTGTTTGACATGGTTGGCTTTAAAATACTTTTTGATCCGGGAAAATTTTCATTTGCCGAAGGATTGGTTACTCCGCAAATGTTTGCCGATGTAAAAGCGGTGATCATTACGCATATCCATCCCGATCATTATGATATTGATATTCTGAAAAGTATTCTTGAAATAAGTAATGCACAGGTAATAACCAATAGCCAGATAGGGCAGGTGCTGGATCAGGAAAATATAAAGTACACCTTATTGGAGAATAGTACGGTTAAATTGGGGCCGTTTAAGCTAAAGGCTTTTCCGGTTGCCCATGAACCAATTATGGATAACCCGTTGCCACAAATGACAGGGTTTGTAATAAACGATAAAGTGCTTCACCCGGTAGATTCCATGGAAGATAAGTTGCTTGAGTATAAAAACATTGAGTTATTACTTATGGTGAGCATGGCTCCATTTGCCAATGAACCACGAATTGCCGCCTTTGCAGATAAACTACAGCCCAAACAAATTCTGCCGGTTCATGACGGCTATGCCAAAGAGTTTTTTATTAAACAGCGCTATGCTGCATACGTAAAGCACTTTGATGCCCGGGGTATTAAATTTCATGAAGTATACAAAGTAGGCGATAGTATAAATGTTTGA
- a CDS encoding PAS domain-containing sensor histidine kinase, whose amino-acid sequence MELAKYTYEELLNRNNELQLQLEEANDTIEAIRSGQIDALIVKGDDGHQLYTLKTADQTYRVFIEKMNEGAVTLNRDGVILYSNSRFAAMMNLPLEKVIGLNFETFIPEISSEKFKGLIHNGWNEDCKGEILLANKESLLTPCLLSCTTLDLDEGTALSLILTDLTNQKEAEWELKVKNEQLLAAQNAAEKLNNELEDTVRERTNDLLISREHFKLLANNIPQLTWTNLPGGDVDFYNLQWYNYTGRRYSETAGWGWQQIVHPDDLSNTMDNYINSLKTGNPFEVENRYKRWDGIYRWHLNRAVPLRDDKGEIIFWVGTATDIEDQKKEMDRKDEFIGIASHELKTPLTSLKGYLQLITSYKKEEVPPVVKQYIEKASVAINKLQRLVNDLLDVSKIQAGRLEYPLGEVDLSELLGFVIENARHIYPQHEFENQSKNNLYIIGNAERLEQVLMNFINNAVKYSQDNKQVILKTTVQNNIVRVSVTDFGIGLSEAQIDRIFERFYRVEDKKFMTSGLGMGLYISAEIINTHQGKIGVESKPGKGATFYFELPLMR is encoded by the coding sequence ATGGAACTGGCTAAATATACTTACGAGGAGCTGCTTAACCGTAATAATGAGCTCCAATTGCAGCTGGAGGAGGCTAACGATACTATAGAAGCTATCCGCAGTGGCCAGATTGACGCGCTTATTGTTAAAGGTGATGATGGCCACCAGTTATATACACTAAAGACCGCCGATCAGACCTACAGGGTTTTTATCGAAAAAATGAACGAAGGTGCGGTAACGCTCAATCGTGATGGAGTTATTTTATATAGCAATTCGCGCTTTGCGGCTATGATGAATTTGCCGCTTGAAAAGGTAATAGGCTTAAATTTCGAAACATTTATTCCGGAAATATCATCAGAAAAATTCAAGGGACTTATTCACAACGGCTGGAACGAGGATTGTAAAGGGGAAATATTATTGGCCAACAAAGAGTCTCTGCTAACACCTTGCCTGCTGTCGTGTACTACACTTGATTTGGATGAAGGAACAGCTCTTAGTCTTATTTTAACCGATCTTACAAATCAGAAAGAAGCTGAATGGGAGTTAAAGGTCAAGAATGAACAGTTGTTAGCTGCCCAAAATGCCGCCGAAAAACTGAATAATGAATTAGAGGATACCGTAAGGGAGCGCACCAACGATCTGCTGATAAGCAGGGAGCATTTTAAACTGCTGGCAAACAATATCCCGCAATTAACCTGGACTAATTTACCGGGCGGCGATGTTGACTTTTATAATTTGCAATGGTATAACTACACAGGGCGTCGATATAGCGAAACTGCGGGTTGGGGTTGGCAGCAAATTGTACATCCGGATGATCTATCCAATACGATGGATAATTATATTAATTCATTAAAAACAGGTAATCCTTTTGAGGTAGAAAACCGCTATAAAAGATGGGATGGCATCTATCGTTGGCATTTGAACAGAGCTGTGCCACTGCGGGATGATAAAGGAGAAATAATATTTTGGGTGGGCACCGCCACCGATATTGAAGATCAGAAAAAAGAAATGGACCGGAAGGATGAGTTTATTGGCATAGCCAGCCATGAACTTAAAACACCATTAACCAGTTTAAAAGGATATCTGCAGTTGATAACTTCTTATAAAAAGGAAGAAGTACCGCCCGTAGTTAAACAATATATTGAAAAAGCCAGCGTCGCCATAAACAAATTGCAGCGGCTGGTGAATGACCTGCTTGATGTTAGCAAAATACAGGCGGGACGATTGGAATATCCTTTGGGTGAAGTTGATCTGTCCGAGCTCTTGGGGTTCGTTATAGAAAACGCCAGGCATATTTATCCACAGCATGAATTTGAAAACCAGTCAAAAAACAATTTGTATATTATTGGAAACGCAGAGCGACTGGAGCAGGTTTTAATGAATTTTATCAACAACGCGGTCAAATATTCGCAAGATAATAAACAGGTAATTCTTAAAACAACCGTACAAAATAACATAGTAAGAGTATCAGTCACCGACTTTGGAATAGGTTTATCAGAAGCACAAATAGACCGGATATTTGAGCGTTTTTACCGGGTGGAAGATAAAAAATTTATGACGAGCGGTCTTGGCATGGGACTTTATATCAGCGCGGAGATCATTAATACCCATCAGGGCAAAATAGGAGTGGAAAGTAAGCCAGGTAAAGGGGCTACTTTTTACTTTGAACTGCCTTTAATGCGCTAA
- a CDS encoding PhoH family protein yields MNKDGKNGDTGSKKIFVLDTSVILYDHNAFQNFQEHDVAIPIQVLEELDNKKNGNDTRNFEARSFIRLMDDLSHNSLVSEWIPLNGKSKGSFKVAMDVKTTAIDAEEVFGSDKTDHRILNAALGLQEENPDKKVVLVSKDICLRLKAKALNLHAEDYETGKIKNLDELYTGITDVDKVTEKLVTLFNKQENLPAENLHIKSYTNNHFYILKSKKDDVSGFYNAQTKQLEKVTEQPVFNIAPKNIEQAFAIHALLHPDIKLVTIQGNAGTGKTLLALASALEQRKYYRQIFVTRPIVPLSNKDIGFLPGDIKSKIDPYMAPIWDNLKFIKDQFADDEKMQAKIDELVNNDKISIAPLAFIRGRTLAKIFFIVDEAQNLTPHEVKTIISRAGENSKFVFTGDIYQIDTPYLDAESNGLSYLIDKAKGHPLYAHITLEKGERSELANLANELL; encoded by the coding sequence ATGAATAAAGATGGTAAGAACGGCGACACCGGTAGTAAAAAAATATTTGTTTTAGATACCTCAGTGATTCTTTATGATCACAATGCATTCCAGAATTTTCAGGAACATGATGTAGCCATACCTATCCAGGTATTAGAAGAGCTCGATAATAAAAAGAACGGTAACGATACACGCAATTTTGAGGCGCGCAGTTTTATCCGTCTCATGGATGATTTGTCGCACAACAGCCTGGTAAGCGAATGGATCCCGCTTAATGGTAAAAGTAAGGGAAGTTTTAAAGTTGCCATGGATGTTAAAACCACGGCTATTGATGCCGAAGAAGTTTTTGGGTCTGACAAAACAGATCACCGGATATTAAACGCGGCTTTGGGCTTGCAGGAAGAAAACCCCGACAAGAAAGTGGTGCTTGTATCAAAAGATATATGCCTGCGCCTGAAAGCTAAAGCGCTGAACCTGCACGCCGAAGATTACGAAACAGGCAAGATTAAAAACCTCGACGAACTATATACCGGTATAACCGATGTAGATAAAGTGACCGAAAAGCTGGTAACATTATTCAATAAACAGGAAAACCTGCCTGCCGAAAATTTACATATTAAGTCGTACACCAATAACCACTTTTATATTTTAAAGAGCAAAAAGGACGATGTTTCGGGCTTTTATAATGCGCAAACCAAGCAACTTGAAAAAGTTACGGAACAGCCGGTGTTTAATATCGCTCCTAAAAACATTGAGCAGGCCTTTGCCATTCATGCTTTATTACATCCCGATATTAAACTGGTAACCATACAAGGCAATGCGGGTACTGGTAAAACGTTACTGGCGCTGGCCAGCGCTTTGGAGCAACGTAAATATTATCGCCAGATATTTGTTACGCGGCCTATTGTACCTCTGAGTAATAAAGATATTGGCTTTTTGCCCGGTGATATCAAATCGAAAATAGACCCCTACATGGCGCCTATATGGGATAACCTGAAATTTATAAAAGACCAGTTCGCGGACGATGAGAAGATGCAGGCCAAAATTGACGAACTGGTAAACAATGATAAAATATCAATAGCCCCGTTGGCCTTTATACGCGGCCGAACGCTGGCAAAAATATTTTTTATAGTTGATGAGGCCCAGAACCTTACCCCGCATGAGGTGAAAACCATTATATCCCGTGCCGGCGAGAATAGCAAATTTGTGTTTACAGGAGATATTTATCAAATTGATACACCATACCTTGATGCGGAAAGCAATGGTTTATCATACCTTATTGATAAGGCCAAAGGGCACCCTTTATATGCACACATTACATTAGAAAAAGGCGAGCGGAGCGAGCTGGCTAATTTAGCAAATGAGTTGTTGTAG
- a CDS encoding J domain-containing protein → MAFIDYYKTLGLSKTASDKDIKNAYRKLARKYHPDLNPNDAEAHKKFQELNEANEVLSDPEKRKKYDKYGENWQHGDVYEQQTRQQQTNYSGSGGFGGFNDAESFGGGDFSDFFKSMFGGGGNRQTKYRGQDYNAELHLSLQDIAETHKRTITVNGKNLRINIPAGIENGQTIKIAGHGGAGVNNGPAGDLYIKFHIPDDVRFKRDGRNLYATVKLDLYTAVLGGEITADTLTGKVKVKVKPETQNGTKVKLKGKGMPVYKKENEFGDLYLTYDVQVPQNLTDKQKQLFEELSRS, encoded by the coding sequence ATGGCTTTTATCGATTATTATAAAACATTAGGTTTAAGTAAAACCGCTTCAGATAAGGACATAAAGAATGCCTACCGTAAACTGGCCCGTAAATATCACCCCGATCTTAACCCTAATGATGCCGAGGCTCACAAGAAATTTCAGGAATTGAATGAAGCTAATGAGGTATTGAGCGATCCTGAAAAACGTAAAAAGTATGATAAGTATGGCGAAAACTGGCAACATGGCGATGTGTACGAACAACAAACCAGGCAACAGCAAACTAATTATAGTGGTTCAGGGGGTTTCGGAGGTTTTAACGATGCAGAAAGCTTTGGCGGGGGCGATTTCTCCGATTTCTTCAAATCGATGTTTGGAGGGGGCGGAAACAGGCAGACTAAATATCGCGGTCAGGATTATAATGCGGAATTGCATTTAAGCCTGCAGGATATTGCAGAAACTCATAAACGTACCATAACGGTTAACGGTAAAAATCTGCGTATTAACATACCCGCGGGAATTGAAAACGGACAAACTATAAAAATAGCTGGCCATGGCGGTGCTGGAGTAAATAATGGCCCAGCCGGCGATCTTTATATTAAATTTCATATACCCGATGATGTACGCTTTAAAAGAGACGGCCGCAATTTGTATGCAACCGTAAAACTTGACCTTTACACCGCGGTGCTGGGCGGAGAAATAACGGCCGACACCTTAACTGGTAAAGTAAAAGTTAAGGTAAAGCCCGAAACACAAAACGGCACTAAAGTAAAGCTTAAAGGCAAAGGGATGCCTGTTTACAAAAAGGAAAATGAATTTGGTGACCTCTACCTCACCTATGATGTACAAGTACCTCAAAACCTTACCGACAAACAAAAACAATTATTTGAAGAACTATCAAGGTCATGA
- a CDS encoding enoyl-CoA hydratase/isomerase family protein, with protein sequence MPATDNGNVSFTKTDNGVATISFYHPAQNSLPASLLNQLTENIIQADNDKDIRAIVLKSEGDRTFCAGASFDELLQIKDKEAGAVFFAGFARVINACRKSSKIIIARVQGKAVGGGVGLAAAADYCLATQFASIKLSELAIGIGPFVISPAVIRKIGLPAFSQLTIRASDFQTAQWALDKGLYNEVYADITALDTALDELTQKLASYHPDALAGLKQILWEGTEDWDKVLTKRAAISGELVLSSFTQQALQRFLSGNR encoded by the coding sequence ATGCCGGCAACTGATAACGGAAATGTATCTTTTACAAAAACTGATAATGGCGTGGCTACTATCAGTTTTTATCACCCTGCTCAAAATTCACTTCCCGCAAGCTTATTAAATCAACTGACTGAAAATATTATTCAGGCCGATAATGATAAAGACATAAGAGCTATTGTGCTAAAAAGTGAAGGCGACCGTACATTTTGTGCAGGCGCCAGCTTTGATGAATTGTTGCAGATTAAAGATAAAGAGGCCGGTGCGGTATTCTTCGCTGGTTTTGCCAGGGTAATTAATGCCTGCAGAAAGTCATCCAAAATAATTATAGCCCGTGTACAAGGTAAAGCGGTCGGAGGCGGAGTGGGCCTTGCCGCTGCGGCCGATTATTGTCTTGCTACTCAATTTGCCTCTATAAAACTAAGTGAACTGGCCATTGGCATAGGTCCGTTCGTAATATCACCTGCCGTGATACGTAAAATAGGTTTACCGGCATTTTCACAACTTACCATAAGGGCCTCTGATTTTCAAACGGCTCAATGGGCCCTGGATAAAGGCTTATACAATGAAGTATATGCTGATATAACCGCACTTGACACTGCACTTGATGAACTTACCCAAAAACTCGCATCCTATCACCCGGATGCGCTCGCCGGGCTAAAACAAATACTATGGGAGGGCACTGAAGATTGGGACAAGGTGTTAACCAAACGGGCCGCCATTAGCGGTGAATTAGTGTTGTCGTCATTTACACAACAGGCCTTACAACGATTTTTGAGCGGTAACAGGTAG
- a CDS encoding ferritin-like domain-containing protein: MGLLQHIQHQISALNDLIKINNDRIAGYQKANESTDETGLNLLFNEYIDQSKNNVSELREYIRVLGGNPADGTTLSGKFYHAWMDVKAAFINKDRHGILSDCEYGEDIAKKAYRNALDDKELIWEDEQVVSILNNHLESLKIAHDNIKALRDSTINV, encoded by the coding sequence ATGGGACTTTTACAACATATACAGCATCAGATATCAGCGCTTAATGATCTGATTAAAATAAATAATGATCGTATTGCAGGTTATCAAAAGGCCAATGAAAGCACGGATGAAACAGGTTTGAACCTGCTTTTTAACGAATATATTGATCAAAGTAAAAATAATGTTTCGGAGCTAAGAGAATACATCAGGGTACTTGGAGGCAATCCAGCCGATGGTACAACTTTATCTGGTAAATTTTATCATGCATGGATGGACGTTAAAGCCGCCTTTATAAATAAAGACAGGCATGGAATTTTATCAGATTGTGAATATGGTGAAGATATAGCTAAAAAGGCTTACCGCAATGCCTTGGATGATAAAGAGCTAATATGGGAAGATGAACAAGTTGTGTCTATTCTTAACAACCACCTTGAAAGCTTAAAGATTGCTCATGATAACATCAAAGCCTTGCGTGACTCGACTATTAATGTTTAA
- the kaiC gene encoding circadian clock protein KaiC, which yields MTKSHKKQQQHHNKTALSKTPTGIAGLDEITDGGLPQGRPTLVCGEAGCGKTLMSLEFIVRGAITFNEPGVFMAFEEKADELTMNVASLGFDLQKLQDENMVKLDHVHIDRSEIEETGEYDLEGIFIRLGHAIDSLGAKRVVLDTLENLFSGLSNQTILRAELRRLFGFLKDKGVTAIITGERGEGGALTRQGLEEYVSDCVILLDHRVINQISTRRLRVVKYRGSQHGTNEYPFLIDQDGISVLPVTSLKLEKEVSSKRVSSGIPALDEMLGGHGFFRGSSVLVSGTAGTGKTSIAAYFASETCRQKKKCMYFAFEESPKQIIRNMKSINVDLQQYVDDGLLEFHASRPTLYGLEMHLVAIYKLIKRFQPATVILDPITNLITVGSVSEVKSMLVRLIDFLQEEQITVMFTALSLNTIVSEQTDEGVSSLVDAWLLVRDIESNGERNRGMYIMKSRGMKHSNQVREFIITDKGLDLVDVYLGPEGVLTGSAREAQKLKEKTGVALRDFAVSRKDKEIVRKRKMLEAKISSLQAEFESTEEELNRIYYEEELKQEIIEKNRDEITKMRRGTIEAEKKTGVKSNGNRSNKL from the coding sequence ATGACTAAATCTCATAAAAAACAACAGCAACATCATAATAAAACAGCATTGTCTAAAACTCCTACCGGAATTGCAGGATTAGATGAAATAACCGATGGCGGTTTACCACAAGGGCGGCCCACGCTTGTTTGTGGCGAGGCCGGATGTGGTAAAACACTGATGTCACTTGAATTTATTGTACGTGGTGCTATAACTTTTAATGAACCCGGAGTTTTTATGGCTTTTGAAGAAAAGGCCGATGAACTGACCATGAATGTGGCTTCCCTGGGTTTTGATTTACAGAAGCTGCAGGACGAAAACATGGTAAAATTAGATCATGTTCATATTGATCGGAGTGAAATTGAGGAAACAGGTGAATATGACCTTGAAGGTATATTTATACGATTGGGGCATGCCATTGATAGTTTGGGGGCAAAACGGGTAGTACTTGATACCCTCGAAAACCTTTTTTCAGGCCTGAGTAATCAAACCATATTACGCGCCGAGTTACGTCGTCTGTTTGGTTTTTTAAAAGATAAAGGCGTTACCGCAATTATCACAGGAGAGAGGGGCGAAGGTGGGGCATTAACACGCCAGGGTTTGGAAGAATACGTATCCGATTGTGTAATATTACTTGATCACCGGGTTATTAACCAGATATCAACCCGCAGGTTACGTGTAGTAAAATACAGAGGATCGCAGCATGGTACCAATGAATATCCTTTCCTGATTGACCAAGATGGTATTTCGGTACTGCCGGTTACTTCTTTAAAGTTAGAGAAGGAGGTGTCATCAAAAAGAGTATCGTCAGGTATTCCGGCACTTGACGAAATGCTTGGCGGGCATGGTTTTTTTAGAGGAAGCAGTGTGCTGGTATCGGGTACCGCTGGCACTGGGAAAACCAGTATAGCAGCATATTTTGCCAGTGAAACCTGCCGTCAGAAAAAGAAGTGCATGTATTTTGCTTTTGAAGAATCGCCTAAGCAGATCATCCGTAACATGAAATCTATTAATGTAGATCTTCAACAATATGTAGACGATGGTTTGTTGGAATTTCACGCATCGCGGCCAACTTTATATGGCCTCGAGATGCACCTGGTAGCTATATATAAACTTATAAAAAGGTTTCAGCCTGCAACGGTTATACTTGATCCCATCACTAATCTGATTACTGTAGGCTCGGTTAGCGAAGTAAAATCAATGCTGGTACGCTTGATAGACTTTTTACAGGAAGAGCAGATTACGGTAATGTTTACAGCGCTGTCACTGAACACCATAGTGAGCGAGCAAACCGATGAGGGTGTATCCTCATTGGTTGACGCATGGCTTTTGGTGAGGGACATTGAATCAAACGGCGAGCGTAACCGCGGAATGTATATCATGAAATCACGTGGTATGAAACACTCTAACCAGGTACGGGAGTTTATTATAACAGATAAAGGACTTGATCTGGTTGATGTTTACCTTGGGCCCGAAGGTGTGCTTACCGGATCGGCAAGAGAGGCACAAAAATTGAAGGAAAAAACCGGAGTTGCTCTACGAGATTTTGCAGTATCGCGAAAAGACAAAGAAATTGTACGTAAACGGAAAATGCTTGAGGCGAAAATATCCAGTCTTCAGGCCGAGTTTGAATCGACAGAAGAAGAGCTAAACCGCATTTATTATGAGGAGGAGCTGAAACAGGAAATTATTGAGAAAAACCGTGATGAAATAACAAAGATGAGGAGGGGAACTATTGAAGCGGAAAAAAAAACAGGAGTAAAAAGTAATGGAAACAGAAGTAATAAATTATGA